One Tunturibacter gelidoferens genomic region harbors:
- a CDS encoding DUF3999 family protein yields the protein MKSAILLTVLLWQSNANPEPTDPHYLRFERAITVPSGAGQSCAIIDPSLFPHAGPSLKDLRLFQNNREIPYAITLSEPQQPDSDTAVIRNLGLRGRNIVFDLEMPNRPYTELTLELAGHDFIATATVSGTHDPNYANQTNLGEFTIFDLSSQHFSRSTTIHLQETSLPYLHIELAVSPAAAAHALDTSPQVLQKMVISVTVPPSREAQSLYTKAGEVSSITQRGRQSVATFALPQRIPIERVSFSLSPAFKANFSRDISIKDHPTTSPNPADALSETLAGTILRVHLTQAGREIRQEQLSVPATLGSNMQSAATVEVAVNNGDDAPLPITAIRLEMRQRKICFDAPTAVPLTLFYGDAALTAPQYDYTRLFSPSSEFHEAKLGPEQFNPAYRDRPDARPLTDRHPHLLWIALLVVICILAIVAIRSSKTVHH from the coding sequence GTGAAGTCTGCGATTCTCCTGACCGTCCTTCTCTGGCAGTCGAACGCAAACCCGGAGCCAACTGACCCTCACTATCTTCGCTTCGAACGAGCCATCACGGTACCGTCAGGCGCAGGTCAAAGCTGCGCCATCATCGACCCCTCTCTCTTCCCACACGCCGGTCCGTCCCTCAAAGATCTCCGCCTCTTTCAGAACAACCGAGAGATCCCCTATGCCATCACGCTGAGCGAGCCGCAGCAACCTGACAGCGACACCGCCGTCATCCGTAACCTCGGCCTTCGCGGTCGCAACATCGTCTTCGACCTCGAGATGCCGAACCGCCCCTACACCGAACTCACCCTCGAGCTAGCCGGACACGACTTCATCGCCACCGCCACCGTCTCCGGGACCCACGACCCCAACTACGCGAACCAGACGAATCTCGGCGAGTTTACGATCTTCGACCTGAGCAGCCAACATTTCTCTCGCAGCACAACGATTCATCTGCAGGAGACCAGCCTCCCCTATCTCCACATCGAACTAGCAGTCTCCCCAGCTGCCGCCGCACACGCCTTAGACACCTCTCCGCAAGTTCTTCAAAAGATGGTGATATCGGTCACCGTTCCCCCCAGCCGCGAAGCTCAGTCTCTCTACACCAAGGCAGGCGAAGTCTCCAGCATCACCCAGCGCGGCCGCCAAAGCGTCGCCACCTTCGCCCTGCCACAACGCATTCCCATTGAGCGCGTCTCCTTCTCTCTCTCGCCAGCCTTCAAAGCGAACTTTAGCCGCGATATCAGCATCAAGGACCATCCCACCACCTCGCCTAACCCAGCCGACGCACTCAGCGAAACCCTCGCCGGCACCATCCTCCGCGTCCACCTCACTCAGGCAGGTCGCGAGATTCGTCAGGAGCAGCTCAGCGTCCCCGCTACCCTGGGCTCGAACATGCAAAGCGCAGCCACAGTCGAAGTCGCGGTCAACAACGGCGACGACGCCCCACTCCCGATCACCGCCATACGCCTCGAGATGCGTCAGCGCAAGATCTGTTTCGACGCCCCCACGGCAGTGCCTCTCACCCTTTTCTACGGCGACGCCGCCCTTACTGCGCCCCAGTACGACTACACCCGCCTCTTCTCTCCCTCGAGCGAGTTTCACGAAGCAAAGTTAGGACCTGAACAGTTCAACCCTGCCTACCGCGATCGTCCAGACGCCCGCCCTCTCACGGATCGCCATCCCCATCTGCTCTGGATCGCCCTTCTGGTCGTGATTTGCATTCTCGCGATCGTCGCCATCCGTTCGTCGAAGACAGTCCACCACTAG